A genomic segment from Panulirus ornatus isolate Po-2019 chromosome 20, ASM3632096v1, whole genome shotgun sequence encodes:
- the LOC139755903 gene encoding leucine-rich repeat-containing protein 45-like isoform X2, with protein MDAILDLSNQTLDVGTCAVLGKIMQISHVISKVSFEDCLLKEDGIKSILLGLCGNSTVKTLSLKGNSIQSSSTHALAKMLRHNTTIVRLSLEWNNLGLCPGSFSSFCEALGSNSTLQYLDLRSNQLGVDCATHLARAMARNCSILTLDVRWNSMSTAGGKALLESLHHNKTLSKLNLIGNNIPNEVVAAIDAQLVQNSRSAIMVKEYTSRTDMLKQQLEDHEKSSAQQIEQLEHTLAQTDLALNKTIKESMFQTGKLEEELRSKSLELEALEAKYELINSALRLSQERVSVLEARNKFLEEDLHKCQEAALLQTKNDKEILDHARSEHNQEVRSLQKTIAQLESQVGDLEFKCANKKEQIFDFKETICSLQSEVKGTRMECDDMLATEVGKHKESIRNIEQQHNAEVQRMKNEHQQLEAELRDKLSNSETVRSETHAEVASLRLQISAERSSAQAQLFSLKQQLKAEHSAMVKGLEERLHAMEESCNDAEERLRVQVASNSALTATNAKLNTRIHTLNNDITELNASVEDKEAEVKAAEKRVRSEFTAQLGELQKEREETTKLNSVILNLRRTNSELEHECEVLKRQIKMKEEELQKLREDEAHRVGMLHSAFVSYFNTSLGPATNPR; from the exons AT GGATGCCATCTTAGACCTCTCTAACCAGACATTGGATGTGGGCACTTGTGCTGTACTTGGCAAGATTATGCAAATATCACATGTTATCAGTAAG gtGAGCTTTGAAGACTGTTTATTAAAAGAAGATGGCATCAAGTCAATCTTACTTGGATTGTGTGGCAATTCAACTGTGAAGACACTGTCGCTAAAAGGGAACAGCATCCAGAGTAGCAGCACCCATGCTTTAGCTAAAATGCTGAGGCATAACACTACCATTGTCAG GCTGTCATTGGAGTGGAACAACTTAGGTCTATGCCCTGggagtttttcttctttctgtgAAGCCCTCGGTAGTAATTCGACCTTGCAATACCTGGACCTTCGAAGTAACCAGCTTGGAGTAGATTGTGCCACACATCTAGCTCGAGCAATGGCAAGAAACTGCAGTATATTAACCCTTG ATGTAAGATGGAACAGTATGAGCACAGCAGGTGGAAAGGCCTTGTTAGAAAGTTTACATCATAATAAGACGCTTTCCAAACTGAACCTAATAGGAAATAACATCCCAAATGAAGTTGTTGCAGccatag ATGCACAGCTAGTTCAGAATAGTCGTTCAGCTATAATGGTAAAGGAGTATACCAGTCGGACTGATATGTTGAAACAACAGCTGGAGGACCATGAGAAGAGCTCAGCTCAGCAAATTGAACAACTAGAACATACATTAGCCCAGACAGACTTAGCACTGAATAAAACTATTAA AGAGAGCATGTTCCAAACTGGAAAGTTGGAAGAAGAATTACGATCGAAATCTTTGGAATTAGAGGCACTGGAGGCAAAATATGAACTCATAAACTCTGCCTTACGATTGAGCCAGGAACGAGTATCTGTTTTGGAGGCAAGAAATAAATTTTTGGAAGAGGATCTGCATAAATGTCAGGAAGCAGCCTTGTTGCAGACTAAGAATGACAAGGAG ATACTTGATCATGCCAGATCAGAGCATAATCAAGAAGTAAGGTCACTACAAAAGACAATCGCCCAGCTGGAGTCTCAG GTTGGTGACCTGGAGTTCAAATGTGCTAATAAAAAGGAACAAATCTTTGATTTCAAAGAAACAATCTGTTCGTTGCAGTCGGAGGTGAAAGGCACCAGGATGGAGTGTGATG ACATGTTGGCTACCGAAGTTGGGAAGCACAAAGAGTCTATAAGGAACATCGAACAGCAACACAATGCTGAAGTACAACGAATGAAGAATGAACACCAACAGTTGGAG GCAGAACTGAGGGATAAGCTGTCAAATTCTGAGACTGTGAGAAGTGAAACACATGCAGAAGTTGCAAGTTTGAGGCTTCAAATTTCAGCAGAAAGAAGTTCGGCACAAGCTCAGTTATTTTCCCTAAAACAGCAGTTGAAGGCAGAACAT TCTGCTATGGTGAAAGGACTGGAAGAGCGCTTGCATGCTATGGAGGAGAGTTGTAATGATGCAGAGGAAAGGCTGAGAGTCCAGGTGGCTTCTAATTCAGCCCTTACAGCTACAAATGCTAAGCTTAATACTCGAATACATACACTAAACAATGATATCACTGAGCTCAATGCT AGTGTTGAGGACAAAGAAGCAGAGGTGAAGGCAGCAGAAAAACGTGTTAGGAGTGAGTTTACTGCTCAGCTGGGGGAACTTCAGAAGGAGCGTGAAGAAACTACCAAACTAAACAGTGTAATTCTAAACCTTAGAAG AACCAATTCAGAGCTAGAACATGAATGTGAAGTTCTTAAGCGACAGATcaagatgaaagaagaggaacTACAAAAATTAAGAGAAGATGAAGCTCACAGAGTAGGCATGCTTCACTCTGCATTTGTATCATACTTTAACACATCTCTTGGACCTGCGACTAATCCACGTTGA
- the LOC139755903 gene encoding leucine-rich repeat-containing protein 45-like isoform X1 — translation MPELNDLYKQLCKKYKIEEQACVQEALAKDAILDLSNQTLDVGTCAVLGKIMQISHVISKVSFEDCLLKEDGIKSILLGLCGNSTVKTLSLKGNSIQSSSTHALAKMLRHNTTIVRLSLEWNNLGLCPGSFSSFCEALGSNSTLQYLDLRSNQLGVDCATHLARAMARNCSILTLDVRWNSMSTAGGKALLESLHHNKTLSKLNLIGNNIPNEVVAAIDAQLVQNSRSAIMVKEYTSRTDMLKQQLEDHEKSSAQQIEQLEHTLAQTDLALNKTIKESMFQTGKLEEELRSKSLELEALEAKYELINSALRLSQERVSVLEARNKFLEEDLHKCQEAALLQTKNDKEILDHARSEHNQEVRSLQKTIAQLESQVGDLEFKCANKKEQIFDFKETICSLQSEVKGTRMECDDMLATEVGKHKESIRNIEQQHNAEVQRMKNEHQQLEAELRDKLSNSETVRSETHAEVASLRLQISAERSSAQAQLFSLKQQLKAEHSAMVKGLEERLHAMEESCNDAEERLRVQVASNSALTATNAKLNTRIHTLNNDITELNASVEDKEAEVKAAEKRVRSEFTAQLGELQKEREETTKLNSVILNLRRTNSELEHECEVLKRQIKMKEEELQKLREDEAHRVGMLHSAFVSYFNTSLGPATNPR, via the exons ATGCCAGAATTAAACGACTTGTACAAACAGTTGTGCAAGAAATACAAGATTGAGGAACAAGCCTGTGTTCAGGAAGCCCTAGCCAA GGATGCCATCTTAGACCTCTCTAACCAGACATTGGATGTGGGCACTTGTGCTGTACTTGGCAAGATTATGCAAATATCACATGTTATCAGTAAG gtGAGCTTTGAAGACTGTTTATTAAAAGAAGATGGCATCAAGTCAATCTTACTTGGATTGTGTGGCAATTCAACTGTGAAGACACTGTCGCTAAAAGGGAACAGCATCCAGAGTAGCAGCACCCATGCTTTAGCTAAAATGCTGAGGCATAACACTACCATTGTCAG GCTGTCATTGGAGTGGAACAACTTAGGTCTATGCCCTGggagtttttcttctttctgtgAAGCCCTCGGTAGTAATTCGACCTTGCAATACCTGGACCTTCGAAGTAACCAGCTTGGAGTAGATTGTGCCACACATCTAGCTCGAGCAATGGCAAGAAACTGCAGTATATTAACCCTTG ATGTAAGATGGAACAGTATGAGCACAGCAGGTGGAAAGGCCTTGTTAGAAAGTTTACATCATAATAAGACGCTTTCCAAACTGAACCTAATAGGAAATAACATCCCAAATGAAGTTGTTGCAGccatag ATGCACAGCTAGTTCAGAATAGTCGTTCAGCTATAATGGTAAAGGAGTATACCAGTCGGACTGATATGTTGAAACAACAGCTGGAGGACCATGAGAAGAGCTCAGCTCAGCAAATTGAACAACTAGAACATACATTAGCCCAGACAGACTTAGCACTGAATAAAACTATTAA AGAGAGCATGTTCCAAACTGGAAAGTTGGAAGAAGAATTACGATCGAAATCTTTGGAATTAGAGGCACTGGAGGCAAAATATGAACTCATAAACTCTGCCTTACGATTGAGCCAGGAACGAGTATCTGTTTTGGAGGCAAGAAATAAATTTTTGGAAGAGGATCTGCATAAATGTCAGGAAGCAGCCTTGTTGCAGACTAAGAATGACAAGGAG ATACTTGATCATGCCAGATCAGAGCATAATCAAGAAGTAAGGTCACTACAAAAGACAATCGCCCAGCTGGAGTCTCAG GTTGGTGACCTGGAGTTCAAATGTGCTAATAAAAAGGAACAAATCTTTGATTTCAAAGAAACAATCTGTTCGTTGCAGTCGGAGGTGAAAGGCACCAGGATGGAGTGTGATG ACATGTTGGCTACCGAAGTTGGGAAGCACAAAGAGTCTATAAGGAACATCGAACAGCAACACAATGCTGAAGTACAACGAATGAAGAATGAACACCAACAGTTGGAG GCAGAACTGAGGGATAAGCTGTCAAATTCTGAGACTGTGAGAAGTGAAACACATGCAGAAGTTGCAAGTTTGAGGCTTCAAATTTCAGCAGAAAGAAGTTCGGCACAAGCTCAGTTATTTTCCCTAAAACAGCAGTTGAAGGCAGAACAT TCTGCTATGGTGAAAGGACTGGAAGAGCGCTTGCATGCTATGGAGGAGAGTTGTAATGATGCAGAGGAAAGGCTGAGAGTCCAGGTGGCTTCTAATTCAGCCCTTACAGCTACAAATGCTAAGCTTAATACTCGAATACATACACTAAACAATGATATCACTGAGCTCAATGCT AGTGTTGAGGACAAAGAAGCAGAGGTGAAGGCAGCAGAAAAACGTGTTAGGAGTGAGTTTACTGCTCAGCTGGGGGAACTTCAGAAGGAGCGTGAAGAAACTACCAAACTAAACAGTGTAATTCTAAACCTTAGAAG AACCAATTCAGAGCTAGAACATGAATGTGAAGTTCTTAAGCGACAGATcaagatgaaagaagaggaacTACAAAAATTAAGAGAAGATGAAGCTCACAGAGTAGGCATGCTTCACTCTGCATTTGTATCATACTTTAACACATCTCTTGGACCTGCGACTAATCCACGTTGA